Within Acidimicrobiales bacterium, the genomic segment CACGGAAGCTAAACGATCCCTCCCACAGCGGAGGAAAAGGCAGCTGGATGCCCAACCCCGACCGTGGTCGCGCCAGCGCCGCCTGCCACCTTCTCCAGGTCCTCGTCGGACAGCTCGCTGATACCGGCCAGCTTCTTGAGGGTGGGCAGGTCGTCGGTGCTTACGTCGAAGCCAGCGTCGGTCACGATCCGACGCTTGTCGTCCGGGGTTTCCGCCGCTTCCAGCTGGGCCCGGAACTCCTCGTCCGAGCTGACCCGCTCGTACAACGCTGTTACTCCCTCTGCACTCATGTTGTCTCCTAACCGGTTTGGTTGTCCGTCGTGATGGTCATGAACCCCTTTCGGGCTGGGATAGGCG encodes:
- a CDS encoding Nif11-like leader peptide family natural product precursor; this translates as MSAEGVTALYERVSSDEEFRAQLEAAETPDDKRRIVTDAGFDVSTDDLPTLKKLAGISELSDEDLEKVAGGAGATTVGVGHPAAFSSAVGGIV